In one Moritella sp. 5 genomic region, the following are encoded:
- a CDS encoding DUF2169 domain-containing protein, with translation MQLWDIETELVYPVSGRFQRDHDGLEVWVATLKKRWVLDGTVWDEDANNLHILDNPLYLGEPGLSPVISDHDFAIHKNNTDIVINGKAKTFKKSPCAEHICRLFVEGHIDKQIKVVGDREWVVQSGSIIPSIPSTFIVRDIDYTHAVGGTDERNRIGCGVGKNMSELQAQQVPSVFNISENWNLNPKKMAVVGFGSLPTFFQQRYRLAGSFDDTWFNHRRPLLPMDFDLAFYQSAPVDQQCSGFLNGGERINLSGFNHDGVVMFTLPKENYEAEVKYSDNTKETKKLDLHTLFFDTEDNSVSATFSASFPCQGREHMLVLTRFNKR, from the coding sequence ATGCAGTTGTGGGATATTGAAACAGAATTAGTTTATCCAGTAAGTGGGCGCTTTCAACGTGATCACGATGGCTTGGAAGTGTGGGTTGCAACATTAAAAAAACGTTGGGTCTTAGATGGTACAGTTTGGGATGAAGACGCTAATAATTTACATATCTTAGATAATCCTCTTTATTTGGGGGAGCCTGGTTTATCTCCCGTCATATCTGATCATGACTTTGCTATTCATAAAAATAATACTGACATTGTTATTAACGGAAAAGCTAAAACATTTAAAAAATCACCTTGTGCAGAACATATTTGCCGTTTATTTGTTGAAGGGCATATAGATAAGCAAATTAAAGTTGTTGGTGACCGAGAGTGGGTTGTTCAATCGGGGAGTATTATTCCCTCAATACCATCGACATTTATAGTAAGAGATATTGATTATACCCATGCTGTTGGAGGTACTGATGAGCGTAATCGTATTGGTTGTGGTGTCGGCAAAAATATGAGCGAACTGCAGGCTCAACAGGTACCCTCGGTATTTAATATTTCTGAGAACTGGAATTTAAACCCGAAAAAAATGGCCGTTGTTGGCTTTGGTAGTTTACCCACATTTTTTCAACAACGTTATCGCTTAGCGGGTTCATTTGACGATACTTGGTTTAATCATCGGCGGCCGCTTTTACCAATGGATTTTGATCTGGCATTTTATCAATCGGCACCGGTTGATCAACAATGTTCGGGTTTTTTGAACGGAGGGGAACGGATTAATCTTTCTGGTTTTAACCATGATGGCGTAGTTATGTTTACGCTTCCAAAAGAAAATTATGAAGCAGAAGTCAAATATTCAGATAATACCAAGGAGACAAAGAAATTGGATTTACATACACTGTTTTTTGATACTGAGGATAACTCTGTGAGTGCCACATTCTCTGCATCATTTCCTTGTCAAGGTCGTGAACATATGCTCGTTTTAACTCGGTTTAATAAACGATAG
- the tssC gene encoding type VI secretion system contractile sheath large subunit, with protein sequence MSLDAQTAEQDVSLAESGSLLDSILNETRLKPTDEGFDVAKRGVEAFIAELLSHNAVEKVEQSLVDLMISDIDAKLSSQVDAILHHEEVQAIESTWRGLKYLVDHTNFRENIQIELISAKKNEVLDDFDDAPEVVKSGLYNQIYTREYGQFGGKPVGAVICDYQFNSSSPDIKLLEYMSNVGAMSHAPFISSVSANFFGVDSYEELPGLKDIKSVFEGPKYSKWRALRDSDDSRYLGLCASRFMLRSPYSVEDNPIKSFDYNEVVTGSHDSYLWGNSAYAMASKIADSFAKYRWCPNIIGPQSGGAVFDLPIHNFESMGQIETKIPTEILISDRREYELAEEGFIALTMRKGSDNASFFSANSVQKPKVFPNTPEGKTSEMNYKLGTQLPYMFIINRLAHYIKVLQREQIGSWKERSDLEIELNKWIRQYVSDQENPPSEVRGRRPLRAAKINVSEVDGDPGWFRVSLSVRPHFKYMGASFDLSLVGKLDQI encoded by the coding sequence ATGAGTTTAGATGCACAAACAGCAGAGCAAGACGTAAGTCTGGCTGAATCAGGTTCGTTACTTGACAGTATTTTAAATGAAACACGTTTAAAACCTACAGACGAAGGTTTTGATGTTGCTAAGCGTGGTGTTGAGGCATTTATTGCTGAACTACTCAGCCATAATGCTGTTGAAAAGGTTGAGCAATCACTAGTTGATTTAATGATCTCAGATATTGATGCTAAATTATCATCACAAGTTGATGCCATTTTACATCATGAAGAAGTGCAAGCAATTGAATCAACTTGGCGTGGCCTTAAGTACCTTGTCGATCATACTAATTTCCGTGAAAATATTCAAATAGAGCTTATTTCAGCGAAAAAAAATGAAGTCTTAGACGATTTTGATGATGCACCTGAAGTCGTTAAGTCTGGTCTCTATAATCAAATTTATACACGTGAATATGGTCAATTTGGTGGTAAACCGGTTGGTGCTGTTATTTGTGACTACCAATTTAATTCGTCATCGCCTGATATCAAGTTACTTGAATATATGTCAAACGTCGGCGCTATGTCCCATGCCCCATTTATTTCATCTGTGTCAGCTAATTTCTTTGGTGTGGACAGTTATGAAGAATTGCCTGGGCTCAAAGATATTAAATCGGTATTTGAAGGTCCTAAATATTCTAAGTGGCGGGCTCTTCGTGATAGTGATGATTCGCGTTATTTAGGTTTGTGTGCGTCTCGATTTATGTTACGTAGCCCGTATTCTGTGGAAGACAATCCTATTAAATCATTTGATTATAATGAAGTTGTTACAGGTAGCCATGACAGTTACTTATGGGGTAACTCAGCATACGCGATGGCATCTAAAATAGCAGACTCATTTGCTAAATACCGCTGGTGCCCAAATATTATCGGGCCGCAAAGTGGTGGTGCAGTATTTGATTTACCTATTCATAACTTTGAATCGATGGGACAAATCGAAACTAAAATACCAACAGAGATTCTTATTTCTGATCGCCGTGAGTACGAATTAGCCGAGGAAGGTTTTATAGCATTAACTATGCGTAAAGGATCTGACAATGCATCATTTTTCTCTGCGAACTCAGTTCAAAAACCGAAGGTGTTTCCAAATACACCGGAAGGTAAAACATCTGAAATGAATTATAAATTAGGTACACAATTACCTTACATGTTCATTATTAACCGATTAGCGCACTATATTAAAGTTTTACAGCGTGAACAGATTGGTTCGTGGAAAGAGCGCTCAGATTTAGAAATTGAACTAAACAAATGGATACGCCAATATGTTTCTGACCAAGAGAATCCGCCTTCAGAAGTGCGTGGTCGTCGTCCGTTAAGAGCGGCTAAGATCAACGTATCAGAAGTTGATGGCGATCCGGGTTGGTTTAGAGTTTCACTTTCGGTTCGACCTCATTTTAAATATATGGGGGCGAGTTTTGATTTGTCTTTAGTTGGTAAATTAGACCAAATTTAA
- a CDS encoding type VI secretion system Vgr family protein — protein MVRFEFKVNDCDLEFKVESFNVTEEISKPFHIHLSLLSTDADIPFDTLIRQPALLSLYGQGEDVSKQFHGVVSEVRYLGSGKSVSRYQVILAPQFWFLSQRQDCRIFQEMAVTDIIDEVLSKASISDYRLELSSTYASQDYILQYRESDSVFLQRLMAEYGIWYYFEHTEEMHTMVIVDSNDAIVELVSDNNNSSYEGAIPFKSDSGGNADREHILNLESINRVKTGAVVQRDYNYIHPNTPLEMGSTAALNDDLISFDYPGRYNNPDSGQKKVSEHVAEYVVDSEQIECTSNVMRLASGYSINIENHPRTTLNRDFTILRVSHNGYNPQAHEKESSGLPTTYDNSFVCIPRDVEYQAPKMPSPVVDGPQTAVVVGPANEEIYTDKLGRIKVQFHWDRYGENDENAGCWIRIGQTMAGANWGAVCVPRIGHEVIVTFLDGDPDRPLVTGAVYNSLNLPPYGLPENKTKTTFRTQTHKGTGFNELSFEDEANQEEVYIRAQKDMSTLVQNNRFRDITNDEFLKVGRHQTNEIKGDHNETIDGYKTTTVNSTFTETVEQDVTVKYNANETQSVSKNVAIDIGENRTTKIIKNDDVDIGSNYNLTVGASRAVDISADDLQTVGGNLTVSVTGNNSYKADGATQIVSADKIVFKTGGSQLVMNSDGSIKISGSSIMIEGSDKVVIKGGKVAVN, from the coding sequence ATGGTTCGATTTGAATTTAAAGTAAATGACTGCGATCTTGAATTTAAAGTTGAAAGCTTTAACGTTACAGAAGAAATATCAAAACCGTTTCATATTCATCTATCATTACTTTCAACTGATGCTGATATACCATTTGATACCTTGATACGGCAGCCTGCGTTATTGAGTCTATATGGACAAGGTGAAGATGTATCGAAACAATTTCATGGCGTGGTCAGTGAAGTTCGCTATCTTGGTTCAGGCAAGAGCGTTAGTCGGTATCAAGTGATTTTAGCCCCGCAGTTTTGGTTTTTATCGCAACGTCAAGATTGCCGTATATTCCAAGAAATGGCGGTTACAGATATTATTGATGAAGTACTTAGCAAAGCGAGTATCAGTGATTATCGATTAGAACTGTCATCAACTTATGCATCTCAAGATTATATTTTACAGTATCGAGAGTCAGACAGTGTGTTCTTACAGCGATTAATGGCTGAATATGGCATTTGGTATTATTTTGAGCACACCGAAGAGATGCATACTATGGTGATTGTTGATAGTAATGATGCCATTGTAGAGTTAGTTTCTGATAATAATAACAGTTCTTACGAAGGGGCTATACCATTTAAATCTGATAGCGGTGGTAATGCTGACCGTGAACATATTCTTAATTTAGAAAGTATTAATAGAGTTAAAACAGGGGCTGTTGTTCAACGTGATTATAATTATATTCACCCTAATACCCCGTTAGAAATGGGTAGCACTGCTGCGCTAAATGATGATCTAATTAGTTTTGACTATCCTGGCCGCTATAATAATCCGGATTCGGGTCAGAAAAAAGTCTCGGAACATGTTGCCGAGTACGTTGTAGATAGTGAACAGATAGAGTGTACAAGTAATGTTATGCGCTTAGCCTCTGGGTATAGCATTAATATAGAGAATCACCCTCGAACAACATTAAATCGAGATTTTACCATTTTAAGGGTGAGTCATAATGGCTACAACCCTCAGGCACATGAAAAAGAAAGTAGTGGCCTTCCGACTACTTACGATAACAGTTTTGTTTGTATTCCTCGTGATGTCGAGTACCAAGCGCCTAAAATGCCATCTCCTGTCGTTGATGGTCCACAAACGGCTGTTGTTGTCGGTCCTGCAAATGAAGAGATATATACCGATAAACTTGGTCGAATAAAGGTTCAGTTTCATTGGGACCGTTATGGCGAAAACGATGAAAACGCAGGTTGCTGGATCCGAATTGGACAAACAATGGCTGGTGCTAATTGGGGGGCTGTTTGTGTTCCTCGCATAGGTCATGAAGTGATCGTCACGTTTCTTGATGGTGATCCTGATCGTCCGCTCGTAACTGGGGCTGTTTATAATAGTTTGAATTTACCACCTTACGGCTTGCCTGAGAATAAAACGAAAACAACTTTCAGAACACAAACCCATAAAGGGACGGGCTTTAATGAGTTAAGTTTTGAAGACGAAGCCAATCAAGAAGAGGTGTATATCAGAGCGCAGAAAGATATGTCGACATTGGTTCAAAATAACCGGTTCAGAGATATTACAAATGATGAGTTTCTAAAGGTTGGACGACATCAAACTAACGAAATTAAAGGTGATCATAATGAAACCATTGATGGGTATAAAACGACAACTGTAAATAGCACCTTTACTGAAACCGTTGAGCAAGATGTTACGGTGAAATATAACGCAAATGAAACACAGTCAGTTTCAAAGAATGTGGCTATTGATATCGGTGAAAATAGAACAACTAAAATTATTAAAAATGATGATGTAGACATAGGTTCAAACTATAACTTAACTGTTGGTGCGTCACGTGCTGTCGATATTTCGGCTGACGATTTACAAACTGTGGGTGGTAATTTAACCGTATCTGTTACGGGGAATAATTCTTATAAAGCAGATGGTGCAACGCAAATTGTCAGTGCAGATAAAATTGTGTTCAAAACAGGGGGATCTCAGTTGGTGATGAACAGTGATGGATCGATTAAAATATCTGGTTCTTCTATTATGATTGAAGGCAGCGATAAAGTTGTGATTAAAGGCGGAAAAGTGGCGGTTAATTAA
- the tssF gene encoding type VI secretion system baseplate subunit TssF — translation MSNSRYFQSELTYLKEAGNEFSKQHPQLANFLSESTYDPDVERLLEGFAFLTGRIREKIDDEYPELTQSLMTLLWPHYTRSIPSMCIAQLTPNSGGVTEKTRVASGVEMASKLVDGTKCIFKTCYNVDLYPIQINSVKQENSRSSSVISLNLSVENDLELARIGLDTLRFYLNGERYISMSIFLWLFRYLDYIELDTGDGSRKRLPASMISPVGYSDDESLLPYGENSFAGYRLLQEYFSLPEKFMFFDLNGLDWLKGLPQRNTVKISFVFSRALPLDVVIKDKHFKLNCTPIVNLFDKDADPIRVEHKQTQYKVRPQSLNQDHYEVYSINNVDSWDNNERKRKQLLEFESFEHQVNTFEKQDYYKSNVAERASGSGFERYISFYTHQNEITNLSSETVLMKLTCSNANLPERLIIGDITYSTQNSPGYASFTNISKPTASVSPNINGALQWQLISNMSLNYLSLTNIDALKVLLSTYDFNANSDRQSQRTSQQRLDGIKNIFTVPIERIYKGVSIRGMKIKMDMNSSMFTNEGDMFLFASVLNEFIRLYASINSFTELEVENVVNNEVYNWSSKVGQQPIL, via the coding sequence ATGAGTAACTCTAGATATTTTCAAAGTGAACTAACTTATTTAAAAGAAGCGGGAAATGAATTCTCTAAGCAACATCCTCAGCTAGCTAATTTCTTATCAGAAAGTACATACGATCCAGACGTTGAGCGATTGCTAGAAGGTTTTGCGTTTTTAACTGGACGTATTAGAGAAAAAATAGATGATGAATACCCAGAATTAACCCAATCTCTAATGACATTGTTATGGCCCCATTATACTCGCTCTATTCCTTCAATGTGTATTGCTCAGCTAACTCCGAACAGTGGCGGTGTCACAGAGAAAACACGTGTTGCCTCTGGTGTTGAAATGGCCAGTAAATTGGTTGATGGTACGAAATGCATTTTTAAAACTTGTTATAACGTTGATTTATATCCCATCCAAATAAATAGTGTTAAACAAGAAAATAGCCGTTCTAGTTCTGTCATTAGCCTCAACCTTAGCGTTGAAAATGATCTTGAACTTGCTCGCATTGGACTTGACACATTAAGGTTTTATTTAAATGGTGAACGTTATATCTCGATGAGCATATTTCTTTGGTTATTCCGTTATTTGGATTATATAGAGCTAGATACGGGAGATGGTAGCCGAAAGCGATTACCTGCTTCAATGATCAGTCCTGTTGGATACAGTGATGATGAAAGCTTATTGCCTTACGGTGAAAACTCGTTCGCGGGCTATCGATTATTACAAGAGTATTTTTCATTACCTGAAAAATTTATGTTTTTTGATCTTAATGGATTGGATTGGCTAAAAGGTTTACCACAACGTAATACAGTTAAAATTTCCTTTGTTTTTTCCCGAGCCTTACCGCTAGATGTTGTGATAAAAGATAAGCATTTTAAATTAAACTGCACACCGATTGTGAATCTATTCGATAAAGATGCTGATCCGATAAGGGTTGAGCATAAGCAAACTCAATATAAAGTTAGACCACAAAGTCTTAATCAAGATCATTATGAGGTTTACTCGATTAATAATGTTGATAGTTGGGATAATAACGAACGAAAGCGTAAGCAGTTATTAGAGTTTGAGTCATTTGAGCATCAGGTTAATACGTTTGAAAAGCAAGATTATTATAAGTCAAATGTTGCAGAAAGGGCCTCTGGGAGTGGTTTTGAGCGTTATATTTCTTTTTACACGCACCAGAATGAAATAACTAATCTATCGAGCGAAACGGTGCTTATGAAGCTCACATGCAGTAATGCGAACCTCCCTGAGCGTTTAATTATTGGTGATATTACCTATTCCACTCAAAATTCACCTGGGTATGCTTCATTTACCAATATATCAAAACCAACCGCGTCAGTTAGTCCAAATATAAACGGGGCATTACAGTGGCAGTTAATTTCAAATATGTCATTAAACTATTTATCACTTACGAATATTGATGCGTTAAAGGTTTTATTATCAACGTACGACTTTAATGCTAACAGCGATCGGCAATCCCAACGTACCTCTCAGCAGAGGCTAGACGGGATAAAAAATATCTTCACGGTGCCAATCGAACGTATTTATAAGGGGGTATCCATACGGGGTATGAAGATAAAAATGGATATGAACTCAAGTATGTTTACTAATGAAGGTGATATGTTCTTATTTGCTTCGGTACTTAATGAATTTATAAGGTTATATGCAAGTATTAACTCATTCACTGAACTTGAAGTTGAAAATGTAGTGAATAACGAAGTTTATAATTGGTCTAGTAAAGTGGGGCAGCAACCGATTTTATGA
- the tssB gene encoding type VI secretion system contractile sheath small subunit, with translation MSNDGSVAPKERINIKYVPPTGDVSEEVELPLSMVVIGDFSAKADETPIEDRTLVNIDKDNFNDVLAGYSPNIIVKVEDRLSKEDAHPMTVDLTFNSIQDFSPESIAESVPELKSLLDLREALVALKGPLGNVPAFRKKIASILQDEDSRKLLLEELNVDKTEEG, from the coding sequence ATGTCAAACGATGGCTCAGTTGCTCCAAAAGAGCGTATTAATATTAAGTATGTTCCACCTACTGGTGATGTAAGTGAAGAGGTTGAATTACCTTTGAGTATGGTTGTTATTGGTGACTTTTCTGCAAAAGCAGATGAAACACCAATTGAAGATCGTACATTAGTTAATATAGATAAAGATAACTTTAATGATGTACTTGCAGGCTATTCTCCAAATATTATAGTGAAAGTTGAGGATAGACTTAGTAAGGAAGACGCTCACCCAATGACGGTTGATCTTACTTTTAATAGTATCCAGGATTTCTCACCTGAATCGATAGCTGAAAGTGTACCTGAATTAAAGAGCTTACTTGATTTAAGAGAAGCGTTGGTTGCTTTAAAAGGACCGCTTGGTAATGTACCTGCTTTTCGTAAGAAAATTGCATCAATTCTTCAAGATGAAGATTCTCGTAAGCTATTGTTAGAAGAACTAAATGTTGATAAAACGGAAGAAGGATAG
- a CDS encoding protein kinase family protein has protein sequence MSEVDNVKTKFINSVIAKAIEKKNKKKEDIERAKQPKLIDVLSAKFDIVDTITSPSSSTIIYQLAKKDQPDKQICCKTIVNINDESAKKQLLAEASCLEISQHPSVSRFIKVSSELHTPYFMYEWVQGESIAEKVNRYSAKGFRHDHIAWLIYQVAGALEYMHTKGVCHLDIKPSNIIVDEDDAVRLIDFGAAQYINESDGYAEASLGYASPLFIDSHIGEPQDDVYSLAVVVYHLFIGSTSSANLADDISKFKGSSDIPQHIWALLNFVLSSPRSHGLTPINFAQKLAKIDIKSKSLSGMPIFNSLRNADLVLTQASGKETSFGSNVSYAGIIALFSFTLLFSIILGYGFIVVNNNAENKLYEDLISLEDNAYSRANRVSELEAEQRYVDNQDVIVKNQSYPLEQLDKLSQLKQQIVDLRQHISAPTLPGTNLVQTSFVELLANVNTLISDTVDINGSFGISIEQAIKYLEKGDTKSVARLNNEALLNAKVNDFYYSKAFYKKLINAVVARVELLESKSRYTDSIQLLEHLEDYVGPLQILSKKIDSLIIARSEYILFQTVTGKYIYSNTKINKAYKELAKISPERAQDARVLLTEIVTDNLAKKHISKVTLDGALIIQRLLVKLTKSEQVI, from the coding sequence TTGTCTGAAGTAGATAACGTAAAAACTAAGTTTATTAATAGCGTTATTGCGAAGGCTATTGAAAAGAAAAATAAAAAAAAGGAAGATATTGAGCGAGCAAAGCAGCCTAAATTAATTGATGTGCTGTCAGCTAAATTTGATATTGTAGATACAATCACGTCGCCTTCATCTTCAACAATTATTTATCAACTTGCAAAAAAAGATCAACCAGATAAACAAATTTGTTGCAAAACTATCGTCAATATTAATGATGAATCGGCTAAAAAACAGCTTTTAGCTGAAGCGTCTTGTCTTGAAATAAGTCAACATCCAAGTGTTAGCCGCTTTATTAAAGTTAGTTCAGAACTTCATACGCCTTATTTTATGTATGAATGGGTTCAAGGTGAATCGATTGCTGAAAAAGTGAATCGTTATTCAGCTAAGGGTTTTCGTCACGACCATATTGCTTGGCTCATTTATCAAGTCGCTGGTGCATTAGAGTATATGCATACGAAAGGTGTGTGCCATTTAGATATTAAACCATCAAATATTATTGTTGATGAAGATGATGCGGTTAGGTTAATCGATTTTGGTGCTGCGCAATATATTAATGAAAGTGACGGTTACGCTGAAGCAAGTCTTGGGTATGCATCTCCTCTTTTTATTGATTCCCATATCGGTGAACCACAGGATGATGTGTATTCATTAGCGGTTGTCGTTTATCACTTATTTATCGGAAGTACGTCCAGCGCTAATCTCGCAGATGATATCTCTAAGTTTAAGGGATCAAGTGATATTCCGCAGCATATATGGGCATTGTTAAATTTTGTTCTTTCTTCACCGCGAAGTCATGGTTTGACCCCCATTAATTTTGCTCAAAAGCTGGCTAAAATAGACATAAAATCAAAATCTCTATCTGGTATGCCTATTTTTAATAGTTTACGTAATGCTGACTTGGTTTTAACGCAGGCAAGCGGTAAAGAGACTTCTTTTGGTTCGAATGTCAGTTATGCCGGGATTATTGCTTTATTCAGTTTTACGCTCTTATTTTCTATTATATTAGGCTATGGTTTTATCGTTGTGAACAATAATGCTGAAAACAAACTGTATGAGGACTTAATAAGCTTAGAAGATAATGCGTATTCACGTGCTAATAGAGTGAGTGAGCTTGAAGCTGAGCAACGCTATGTTGATAATCAGGATGTTATTGTTAAGAACCAATCTTATCCATTAGAGCAGTTAGATAAATTAAGTCAACTTAAGCAACAAATTGTTGATTTACGTCAGCATATTTCAGCGCCTACCTTACCTGGCACTAACCTTGTTCAGACATCCTTTGTCGAATTATTGGCTAATGTAAATACATTGATATCGGATACTGTAGATATTAATGGGTCTTTTGGTATATCAATTGAACAAGCTATAAAGTATCTAGAAAAAGGGGATACTAAAAGTGTGGCTAGGCTAAATAATGAAGCATTATTGAATGCCAAAGTGAATGATTTTTATTATTCGAAAGCATTTTATAAGAAGCTAATTAACGCTGTTGTGGCGCGTGTTGAATTGCTTGAATCAAAATCTCGTTATACGGACTCTATTCAATTATTAGAGCACCTGGAAGATTATGTCGGTCCCCTCCAAATATTATCCAAAAAAATAGATTCGCTTATTATTGCACGTTCTGAATATATTTTGTTTCAAACGGTAACGGGAAAATATATATATTCAAATACGAAAATTAACAAAGCTTATAAAGAGTTAGCGAAAATATCGCCAGAACGAGCTCAAGACGCACGTGTTCTTTTAACTGAAATAGTGACTGATAATTTGGCTAAAAAACATATCTCCAAAGTCACGCTTGATGGTGCACTCATCATACAAAGGTTACTTGTTAAATTAACAAAAAGTGAGCAGGTCATATAA
- the tssA gene encoding type VI secretion system protein TssA, which produces MKLPEIVALLEPISNSSPAGEDAKYEFCYEVMESEIKKFGSLFGETVDWKVVDATSTEVLVSHSKDFKPLCYLIRSMVERKQFVGLRDGLELLLNAITIFGKELYPRRKRGRDGVLDWLLNQLDIVLPKIDVNAVDQSIIFECEALAKSVSSALFSIFEDIDVNFNRLANTLTPLLLVPVVPEPVSTAQMTVENEAKSANASDNRSHENKSNTAVTPLVIAKELDVDFSTAGTLKASLGTLSHYLLSNQIGFGLAYRINRYIAWCDIDELPSSDDAKTTLLSLAISADKCAEYQSLATENPTVELIKQLEKTLINSPFWLTGHFIQYKALKALNYLDAAEAIKSEVQALSKKFKGIAALRFSNNIPFADIETTAWLDANDKPLHTSGTSLVFDTEIDYVDIENIGSFIFDISKDLDSDSSGRGRFMNYLQIIKVYQLAGLHHLCLPYIEKLWPIRCDMNLVNWEPVLCTQLDYLVNLTLSNIYENSDDIPDKYQEWKS; this is translated from the coding sequence ATGAAATTACCAGAGATTGTGGCATTGTTAGAGCCGATTTCGAATTCATCTCCGGCAGGAGAAGATGCTAAATACGAATTTTGTTATGAGGTAATGGAATCAGAGATTAAGAAGTTTGGTTCGCTTTTTGGTGAAACGGTTGATTGGAAAGTCGTTGATGCGACGTCAACTGAAGTGTTGGTATCACACAGCAAAGATTTTAAACCTCTGTGCTATTTAATCCGTTCTATGGTGGAACGTAAGCAATTTGTAGGGTTGCGTGATGGACTTGAATTATTACTTAATGCAATTACCATATTTGGTAAAGAGCTTTATCCGCGGCGTAAAAGAGGTCGAGACGGTGTGCTAGATTGGTTGTTAAACCAACTGGACATTGTTTTACCGAAAATCGATGTTAATGCTGTTGATCAATCAATAATCTTTGAATGCGAAGCATTAGCTAAATCAGTAAGTTCAGCTTTATTTTCTATATTTGAAGACATCGATGTTAATTTCAATCGGTTAGCTAACACTCTGACTCCCTTGCTATTAGTGCCTGTTGTACCTGAGCCAGTTAGCACTGCACAGATGACTGTAGAAAATGAAGCCAAAAGTGCGAATGCTAGTGATAATCGAAGTCATGAAAATAAGAGCAATACCGCCGTTACGCCACTAGTCATAGCAAAAGAACTCGATGTTGATTTTTCTACAGCAGGTACGCTTAAGGCCTCATTAGGAACCCTTTCTCATTACCTGTTATCTAATCAGATCGGATTCGGCTTAGCTTATAGAATAAATCGCTATATAGCCTGGTGTGATATCGATGAACTTCCGTCTTCTGACGATGCTAAGACAACGCTTTTGAGCCTTGCTATATCAGCCGATAAATGTGCTGAGTATCAGAGTTTAGCCACTGAAAACCCGACTGTTGAGCTAATTAAGCAGCTTGAAAAAACACTGATAAATAGCCCTTTCTGGCTTACTGGTCATTTCATACAGTACAAAGCATTAAAAGCATTAAATTATTTAGATGCTGCTGAAGCCATTAAATCAGAGGTGCAAGCGTTGTCTAAAAAATTTAAAGGAATAGCAGCATTAAGGTTTTCAAATAATATCCCATTTGCTGATATTGAAACAACTGCATGGCTAGACGCCAATGATAAACCACTGCATACCTCTGGTACTTCACTCGTGTTTGATACTGAAATTGATTATGTTGATATTGAAAATATCGGCAGCTTTATTTTTGATATATCAAAAGATCTCGATAGTGATAGTTCAGGAAGAGGACGATTTATGAACTATTTACAAATCATTAAGGTTTACCAATTAGCTGGATTACATCATTTATGTTTGCCTTATATTGAAAAATTATGGCCTATACGTTGTGACATGAATTTAGTTAATTGGGAACCTGTTCTGTGTACACAACTTGATTATCTGGTCAATTTAACTTTAAGTAATATCTATGAAAACAGTGACGATATACCTGATAAGTATCAAGAGTGGAAATCTTAA
- the tssE gene encoding type VI secretion system baseplate subunit TssE, which translates to MEKGYRLFERIELGESKNSYEKVISQRHLIESIHQHLADLLNTHAGNAMTCIDYGLPDFNDVLSNHTNLVSNIRKNIIYTIKKFEPRIKFVDVLYRESNEDPLQLNFSISGDISHNGINMPLSIDVHMGVNGQFNV; encoded by the coding sequence ATGGAAAAAGGTTATAGATTGTTCGAACGTATTGAGTTAGGTGAAAGTAAAAATAGCTATGAAAAAGTGATATCGCAGAGGCATTTAATCGAGTCTATTCATCAGCATCTTGCCGATTTACTTAATACTCATGCAGGTAATGCGATGACCTGTATTGATTATGGACTACCAGATTTTAACGACGTGTTATCTAACCATACTAATTTAGTATCAAACATTCGAAAAAATATCATATATACAATTAAAAAATTTGAACCTCGAATAAAATTTGTCGATGTGTTGTATCGAGAGAGCAATGAGGATCCCCTACAGCTTAATTTTAGTATCTCTGGAGATATCTCTCATAATGGAATAAATATGCCATTATCGATAGATGTTCATATGGGAGTAAATGGACAATTTAACGTATGA